Part of the Methanobacteriaceae archaeon genome is shown below.
ACTGAGTCCGTTTAATGCATTTTTATTTATTCAGGGACTGGAAACCCTGACCTTGAGAGTTCAAAAACACTCTGAAAATGCATTAAAAGTCGCAGAATTCCTTAAAAATCATCCTGACGTGGAATGGGTTAACTACCCTGGTTTAGACGATGATCCTTCTTATGAATTAGCTTCAAAATATTTGAGTGGTGGATATGGGGCCTTAGTAGGTTTTGGAATAAAAGGGGGATTAGAATCCGGGAAAAAATTCATAGAAAGTTTAGAATTGCTCTCTCACCTGGCCAATATCGGCGATGCCAAAAGTCTGGTAATTCATCCTGCGTCTACCACCCACCAGCAGCTTAGTGAAGCAGAAAGAGTTCAAACCGGAGTCACCGATGACTTTATCAGGGTATCTGTGGGACTGGAAAACGTGGAAGACATAATTTATGATATTAATCAGGCCCTGGAAAAAGCGACTGAATGATTAAGTAATTATCCACTAATTCATTCCATTTTTTGTATTTTTGATTAATCACTTGAAAAAAATGGCTAAAATAAAAAATAATTTAATAAATGCAGCCTAATATTTAGATATGCATCTGGTAAAGAGGAAGAATATGAAAAAAGAATCCGTGGGATTGGTAGAAACAAAATACTTTAATCTACCTGATGAACTTGATCTGGAAAGTGGTAAAAAGATCAAAAACATTACTTTAGCCTATGAAACCTATGGTAAATTAAATAAAAATAGAAACAACGCTATTTTAGTTTGCCATGCCCTTACCGGAGATGCTCATGCCGCAGGTTGGCATGAAGGGGATCGGAAGGCAGGATGGTGGGATATAATTATTGGTCCCGGTAAATGTCTGGACACTGAAAAATATTTCATAATTTGTTCCAATGTTCTGGGTGGATGTAAGGGTTCTACCGGGCCAGCATCAATTAATCCTCAAACAAAAAAACCATATGGTTTGGATTTTCCTTTGATAACTATTAAAGACATGATCAATGCTCAAAAAGAGCTCATTGATTATTTAGAAATAGAAAAATTATTGGCAGTTATTGGAGGATCCATGGGAGGCCTTCAAGTTTTACAATGGTGTGTATCATATCCCGAAATGGTTAAAATGGGAATTCCCATAGCAACAACTGCACTGTCATCTCCTCAGCAAATTGCATTTAATGAAGTAGGTAGAAGAGCCATCATATCCGATCCGGAATGGAATGAAGGAGATTACTACCATAAAAATGCTCCCAAAAATGGTTTAAGTCTGGCCAGGATGATTGGACATATAACTTATCTCTCTTCAGAATCTATGTATCAGAAATTTGGCCGTAGGCTTCAGGACAAGGAAGAATACAGTTTTGATTTTGATCTGGATTTTGAGGTGGAAAGTTACCTCCACTACCAGGGCGAATCATTTGTAAAGAGGTTTGATGCAAATTCATATCTTTATATTACAAAAGCTGTGGATTATTTTGATTTAACCAGTAATGGTTCACTGGCCGAAGGTTTAAAAAATATTAAAGCCAAAATAATGGTTATCTCTGTTGATTCTGACTGGTTATACACCCCAGAAGAGTCAGAAGAAATAGTTATGGCATTAAACGCTAATGAAATAGATGTTAGTTACTTTGAAATTAAATCTCCCTATGGACATGATGCTTTTTTACTAGAATCAGGCCAATTAAATTATATAATTGGCGGTTTTCTATCAGATATGGTGGTTCAGGACGTTATGGCAGATGAAATACCACTAATTCATGAAGAATCAACCATTGAAGATGCCGCTAATTTAATGATGGATTGTAAAGTTACCCATTTACCTGTGGTATCAAATGACAAGATATTAATCGGAATTGTGACTGCATGGGACATATCAAAAGCTGTAGCCCTTAAATGCAGTAATTTAGAGCAGATAATGACTCGAGAGGTTATTGTATGTCAAGCAGATGAACCTATAGAAAAAGCTGCTGAGAAGATGAAAAAATATAATATATCCTCACTTCCGGTGGTTGATGAAGATCAGAAAATTAAGGGAATCATTACTACTGATCAGATTAGTACACTTATCACTAAACACTGATTAATTCTAAAATTTCTTAGTCTGAAACATTATATGAATCTCATACAAAATATATAACCTATTAAATGTCATAAAACATAATTTAAACTAATTAATTTAACAATTTGAATTAGGAGATAATGATATTATGATTTATATGGATAACTCAGCCACTTCACACTTAGATCCTGAAGTTCTAAGAGAAATGGAACCATTTTTAAAAGAAGAATTTGGTAATGCATCTACTTTCTATTCTCTAGGTAGAGATGCACGTAAAGCATTAGAAATCGCCAGAGAAAATGTTGCCGCACTAATAGGGGCCAGCCCACAGGAAATAATATTCACCAGTGGAGGTACTGAGTCCGATAACATGGCCATAAAAGGAACTGCTTATAAGTGGAAAAGTAAAGGAAAGCACATAATTACCAGTGTTATTGAGCATCCCGCTGTCAGAGAAACTTGTAAATACCTGGAAACACAGGGTTTTGAAGTTACTTATCTTCCGGTTTATGAGGAAGGAATAGTTAGAGTTTCTGATGTGGAAGCTGCCATAAGGGATGATACTATCCTTATCACTATAATGCACGCCAACAATGAGATTGGAACTATTCAACCCATTGCTGAAATTGGAAAAATAGCCCGAGAAAAAGGAATTTACTTCCACACCGATGCGGTGCAAAGTGTTGGTAAAATACCGGTGGATGTTGCTGAATTAAATGTAGACCTTTTATCATTATCTGCCCATAAATTGAATGGGCCAAAAGGTATTGGTGCCATTTATATAAGAAAAGGAATAGTTCTAGAGCCTTTAATTCACGGTGGAGGTCATGAGCGAGGTATTAGGCCGGGAACTGAAAATATTCCCAGTATAGTTGGATTAGGAAAAGCATGCTCTCTGGCCAATTCTAATTTAGAAGAAAACAGGGTTTATATCAGTAAATTAAGGGATTCATTAATTGATGGTGTTCTGGAGAATATTGAAGAGTCTTACCTTAATGGTGATAGAACCAATAGACTACCAAATAATGCTCATTTCAGATTCACTGGGATAGAAGGAGAATCACTAGTATTACATCTTGATTCTAAAAACATTGCTGCTTCTACCGGTTCTGCATGTTCTTCTAAGAATTTAGAGCCTTCACACGTTTTAATGGCTTTAGGATTGGAAGAAGTTGCAGCTCATGGATCACTTAGATTAACTTTGGGCAAAGAAAATAAACCGGAAGACATACCATATACTATAACATCTATTAAAGAAGCTGTTGAAACTCTGCGGAAATTATCACCCCTATGGTGTAGTGCAGAGAATTTATGAGGTGAAATAATGTATACTGACAAAGTAATGGATCATTTCTCTAATCCCAGAAACGTGGGAGATATTCCTGATGCAAGCGGTGAGGGAACCGTGGGAAATCCTACATGTGGTGATTTAATGACTATTTACATCAAAGTTAAAGACGATGTAATTGAAGACATTAAATTTAAAACCTTTGGCTGTGGTGCAGCTATTGCTACCAGCAGTATGGTAACTGAACTGGCCATGGGCAAAAACGTGGATGAAGCCTTAAAAATAACCCGAAACGATGTGGCCGATGCTCTGGAAGGTTTACCACCAGTTAAAATGCATTGTTCCAATTTGGCCGCCGATGCCTTGCAGGCTGCTATTGAAGATTATAAGAAGAAAAAGGCCGAAAAGAAAAAAGAATAATAATTTTTAATTTCTTTTCTTTAATTTTAATTTTTTTAAAATACCTTATTTAAATTCTATTAATTAAATGGATTTAATAACTGTGAATCACATTTTTATATCCGAATATTCTATTTATGATCCGAAATAGCTCTGGAGATAGCATATTCTAGATGTTCCTTCTTTATAGGTTTACTTAAAACAA
Proteins encoded:
- a CDS encoding homoserine O-acetyltransferase, with the translated sequence MKKESVGLVETKYFNLPDELDLESGKKIKNITLAYETYGKLNKNRNNAILVCHALTGDAHAAGWHEGDRKAGWWDIIIGPGKCLDTEKYFIICSNVLGGCKGSTGPASINPQTKKPYGLDFPLITIKDMINAQKELIDYLEIEKLLAVIGGSMGGLQVLQWCVSYPEMVKMGIPIATTALSSPQQIAFNEVGRRAIISDPEWNEGDYYHKNAPKNGLSLARMIGHITYLSSESMYQKFGRRLQDKEEYSFDFDLDFEVESYLHYQGESFVKRFDANSYLYITKAVDYFDLTSNGSLAEGLKNIKAKIMVISVDSDWLYTPEESEEIVMALNANEIDVSYFEIKSPYGHDAFLLESGQLNYIIGGFLSDMVVQDVMADEIPLIHEESTIEDAANLMMDCKVTHLPVVSNDKILIGIVTAWDISKAVALKCSNLEQIMTREVIVCQADEPIEKAAEKMKKYNISSLPVVDEDQKIKGIITTDQISTLITKH
- the nifS gene encoding cysteine desulfurase NifS, giving the protein MYMDNSATSHLDPEVLREMEPFLKEEFGNASTFYSLGRDARKALEIARENVAALIGASPQEIIFTSGGTESDNMAIKGTAYKWKSKGKHIITSVIEHPAVRETCKYLETQGFEVTYLPVYEEGIVRVSDVEAAIRDDTILITIMHANNEIGTIQPIAEIGKIAREKGIYFHTDAVQSVGKIPVDVAELNVDLLSLSAHKLNGPKGIGAIYIRKGIVLEPLIHGGGHERGIRPGTENIPSIVGLGKACSLANSNLEENRVYISKLRDSLIDGVLENIEESYLNGDRTNRLPNNAHFRFTGIEGESLVLHLDSKNIAASTGSACSSKNLEPSHVLMALGLEEVAAHGSLRLTLGKENKPEDIPYTITSIKEAVETLRKLSPLWCSAENL
- the nifU gene encoding Fe-S cluster assembly scaffold protein NifU, translating into MYTDKVMDHFSNPRNVGDIPDASGEGTVGNPTCGDLMTIYIKVKDDVIEDIKFKTFGCGAAIATSSMVTELAMGKNVDEALKITRNDVADALEGLPPVKMHCSNLAADALQAAIEDYKKKKAEKKKE